In Liolophura sinensis isolate JHLJ2023 chromosome 2, CUHK_Ljap_v2, whole genome shotgun sequence, a genomic segment contains:
- the LOC135462696 gene encoding E3 ubiquitin-protein ligase Trim36-like — protein MAESMQERDDVLICSICMETFRKPVMLPCQHSFCRECIDSYADKFKPVQTDESSGSTGYEDVHQLIACPVCRAPTSLGREGVAGLPPNFHLAEIVERFSSGVNIEDDIPYCSLCEEGNHVKAVKFCNNCGVFYCEECLVICHPMRGPLKRHQLISPLEYLSQETSQGQVSRDHQSTQQPSCPRHGRSFDLYCEPCRMVICVGCVVEHQGHAMRDIPSAAENDKPAVLSRTNELEKVLGETKESLSGVLRLYRKPGTSHSGGRKGLLCSLGSLTSLEAALLRWHKNPLFTVECGV, from the exons atgGCCGAAAGTATGCAAGAGCGGGATGATGTTCTCATCTGTTCGATATGCATGGAAACATTCCGGAAACCAGTAATGCTaccctgtcagcacagtttttgtaggGAATGCATTGATTCGTACGCTGACAAGTTCAAACCTGTACAAACAGACGAGAGCTCCGGCAGCACTGGGTATGAGGACGTTCATCAGCTGATAGCGTGCCCTGTGTGTCGGGCACCGACcagtctggggagagaaggtgtggctggtctACCTCCTAACTTTCATCTAGCAGAAATTGTGGAGAGGTTCTCATCTGGTGTAAATATTGAGGATGACATcccatattgttctctgtgtgaggaAGGTAATCACGtcaaagctgtcaagttttgtaacAACTGTGGTGTGTTCTACTGTGAGGAATGTCTTGTTATTTGTCACCCAATGAGGGGTCCTCTGAAACGTCACCAACTGATTTCGCCCCTGGAGTACCTCTCTCAGGAAACCTCACAGGGCCAAGTCAGTAGGGACCACCAATCAACCCAGCAGCCGTCATGCCCCAGACACGGTCGGTCATTCGACTTGTACTGTGAACCGTGTCGAATGGTGATCTGTGTGGGGTGTGTGGTTGAGCATCAGGGACACGCTATGCGGGATATACCATCAGCAGCTGAGAATGACAAG CCAGCTGTTTTGAGCAGGACTAATGAACTGGAGAAAGTCTTAGGCGAAACTAAGGAATCACTGTCCGGAGTTCTGAGGCTGTACA GAAAACCAGGAACTTCACActcaggaggtagaaaaggcttattgtgcagccttggaagCCTTACAAGCCTGGAGGCGGCACTCCTTAGATGGCATAAGaacccgctattcacagtggagtgtGGAGTGTAG